The Blastomonas sp. SL216 DNA window GGCGACGGAACCATGGGCGCAGGCGGCGTGCTGGGCCGGATCCATGCGGATTTCTACAATCATCTCTGGGCCGGCGATATTGACGCTGCGCGCGAATGCGGCCGCAAGGATCGGTTGATCCTGGATGCGTGGTACACGCCCGAACTGGTCGGCCGCTTCGGATCGGGCCCTGCCATTCTCAAGGCCGCGCTCAATGTCCAGGGGCTTCCCGGCGGCCATGTCCGTCCGCCGCTGCAGGATGTCAGCGCGCAGGATGTCGAACGAATCCGGGAGACTCTGGTCGCGCTCGGGCGCATCTAGCATTCATGGAACAGGCGGATGTCGCGATCATAGGGGGCGGGCTGGTCGGCTGTGCGACCGCCTGGCGGCTCGCCCGCAAGGGGGCGAGCGTCGCGCTGGTCGAGGCTGGCGACATCAATGCCGGCGCGTCCGGACAGAATGCCGGATCGCTGCACTTCCAGATCGAACGCCGCTTCCTGGAAAATGGCGATGACCTGGCGGACCAGGGCGCGCAGATCGTGGCCTTGAGCCGCCATGCGGTCATCGACTGGCGGACGATCGAGGACGAACTGGACGCCGACCTGCACGTGGCCATGCACGGCGGGCTGATGGTCGCGGAAACAGCCGAGCAGGTCGCGCTGCTCGAGCGCAAGGCCGAACGCGAGAGCCGCGAGGGGCTGGCGGTGCGGACCATCGACGGCGATGCGGCACGCGCGCTCGCGCCCTATCTGGCCCCCGGCATATTGGCCGCGAATTTCTCCGCCGACGAAGGCCATGCCGATCCGCGCGCGATCACGCCGGCCCTGGCCGATGCCGCCCGCCGCGAGGGGGCATCGATCCGCACCGCAGCGCCCGTGCGGCAACTGACGCGCGAGAACGGCCGCTTCACCGTGCGCGGGGATGGCTTTGCCGTCAGCGCCAGCCAGCTGCTGGTGGCGGCGGGGGCATGGACGGCGCAGATCTGCGCGATGATCAACATCCACATGCCGATCTATCCGGTGGCGCTGCTGATGAACGCCACCGAACGCACCCCGCCCATGGTGCCGCACCTGGTGCAGCATGTCGGACGGCGGCTGTCGCTCAAGCAGACCCATGCGGGCAATCTGCTGATCGGCGGAGGCTGGCCTTCGCAGCTGGCCCAGACCGGGGACGGCAGCTTCGATCTGTCGGCCAAGGCGCAGCTGATCCCTGAATCGCTGACCGGCAATCTGATGGCAGCGCGCGACGTGGTTCCGGGCGTCACCCGGCTGAACCTGATCCGCAGCTGGACGGGCATCACAGCGATCACAGCGGACCAGCTGCCGATAGCAGGTCCCGTGCCGCGCATGCCGGGGCTCTGGGTCGCGGCGGGCGGATCGGCCTTCACGCTGGGCCTCACCTTTGCGCGGATGCTGGCCGAGGCGATGAGCGGAGGCGAGCAGGACGCGCTGGCTTTGCTGTCGCCGGCGCGGTTCGAGCATCTGAACGGATTCATGGGATGAGCGCCAACCGTATCACCCAGGGTGTAGAGCGCGGCGCGCCGATCTCGATCATCGTCGATGGCGTTTCCGTCGCCTGCTTTGCCGGGGAGACATTGGCGACCGCGATGCTGGCGGCGGGGCAAAGCGCCTTCCGGTCCGATCTCAACAACCAGCCGCGCGGGCTGCTGTGCAACATGGGCAGCTGCTACGAGTGCCAGGTGACGGTCGTCGCGACCGGGCACCGGGTACGCGCCTGCCTGACACCCGCGCGGGACGGGATGGAGATCGCCACTCATGGTTGATCGCAGCGCCCATTTCGATGTCGTGATCATCGGCGGCGGCCCGGCCGGCCAGGCGGCAGCGCTTGCCTTGTCGGGTCACGGGCTCGATATCGCGGTGATCGACGAGCAGCCAAGGCCCGGCGGGCAGATCCTGCGCCAGCCGCCTGCCGGTTTCTCGGTGAGCGGCTGGCTCGGTAGCCGGAGCTACCGCCCGCTCAAGGCGCTGCTTGCCCGGTTCGAGGCACAGCAGGGCGTCACCTGGCTGGGCGAGCATTCTGTGATCGGGCTGCAGACAGGGTCGGTCATGGCGATGGGACCCAGGGGTGCCTTGACCCTATCGGCGCGGCACATCGTGATCGCGGGCGGCTGCCATGATCTTGCCGTGCCTGTCCCCGGCTGGACGCTGCCCGGCGTCTATGCCGCAGGCGCTGTTCAGGCCTTTATCAAGGGCCAGCAATTGCTGGTGGGAGAGCGCATCCTGCTGGCCGGAACGCACCCGCTGCAGCTCATCATCGCGGCGCAGATCGTCGCAGCCGGGGGCAAGGTGGCCGCTGTGCTGTTCGCGCAACCGCGCAGCGCGATGCTGCAGGCGCTAGCACGCCATCCGATGGCTGCCCTGCGGCGTGCGCCCGATCTGCTCGCGAGCGCTGCGGCAATCAGGACGCTGGCAAAAGCCGGCACGCCCGTGCTGTATGGCGCGCGGATCGAAGCGATCGAAGGACGCGGAAGCGTCGCGGGTGCACGGACCAGCGCCGGCAGGTTCGACTGCGACGCAGTGGGGCTGTGCTACGGCTTCGTTCCGCAATCCATCCTGCCGCGCATGGCAGGCGCCCGAATGCAGGCGGCCGGCCCTGCAGGCGGCTGGGCCTGCGTGCATGATGGCTATATGCGCATCTCCGTCCCGGGCATCTCGGTGGCAGGCGAGACGGCGGGTGTCGCCGGCGCAGAGGCCGCAGCAGCAGGCGGTGCGCTGGCCGGGATCGGCGTCAGGCTGGCGCTCGGGCTGATCAGCGCCGAAGCTGCCGAACGGGCCGCGCGCGAACCCCGGCAGCGCCTCGCGCGCCACCGCGCCTTTGCCGCGCTGCTCGATGCTGTGGCCGACCCGCGCGACCATTTTCCAGTGCCAGAGGCCGATACCATCATCTGCCGCTGCGAGGATGTCGACCACGCCACGCTCGCCGGGCAGGTCGGCAGCGGCGGCACGGCCAATGCGGTCAAGCTCGCGACGCGGTGCGGCATGGGACCGTGCCAGGGCCGCAATTGCGAGCCCAGCCTGTTGCGGATGATCTCGCCAGACGGGCCCGGCGAGGACCCCGGCTTTACCCCGCGCTTTCCGGCGCGGCCGGTGGCCATTGCCGATCTGCTGCCGTCCGAATGAGCGCGCCGCGCTGCATTGCGCCATCGGCAACGACTTTTACGCTCATGTTGCGTTGCGCAACGCCTGATCGCTCCGCAATATCGCCCGGCACTTAAAAGGGGGTCGCCATGACATCAGCACCGGACAAGCCCGTTTTCCTCTCGGTCGATCATATCTCGTGGACCGTCCCTGACCTTGAGGCGGCCCTGGCCTTTTATCGCGACGTGATCGGGGCCGAAGAGCTGTTCCGCATGGGCCCGATGGATGCTGCCGACATGCCGGTGGACGATCAGGGCCGCGACTGGATGGAAACCCATGTCGGCGTGCCCGGCGCGCGGCTGACGCTGGTGATGTTGAAGCTCGCCGACAATATGAACTTCCAGCTTGTCCAGTATGACAAGCCCGATGACCGCCGAGCCGAACTGCCGCGCAATTGCGATCGCGGCGGGCATCATCTGGGCCTCAAGGTCGATGATGTCGACAAGGCGCTCGCCTATCTGACCGCGCATGGCTGCACCCCGCTCGAGACGATCCATATCGATGCCGGGCCGCTCGCGGGCAAGAAGAACGTCTATGTGCTCGATCCGTTCGGGCACCAGCTCGAGATTGTCGACTGACACCAGCATCCAAAGGAACAGCATATGGAAAATACCAGGATCAATCCGGCCGGCATGTACGATGCGGTCGGCTATGGCTTTTCGCACGCAGCGGTGCATGAAGGCGGCCGGATGCTGCAGATGGCGGGCCAAGTCGCCTGGGACAAGGACTGCAATGTCGTGGGCGGCGATGATCTGGCCGCGCAGACCCGGCAGGCGCTGGCGAACCTGAAAGAGGTGCTGGCAGAGGTCGGCGCGACGCCCGCCAATATCGTTCGCCTGCGCACCTATATCGTCGGCCACACCCCCGACAAGCTGGGCCCGGTGCTCGGCGAGATCGGTGCGTTCTATGAAGGGGCATCGCCCGCCCCCAACACCGTGATCGGCGTGCAGGCGCTGGCGCTGCCCGATTTCCTGATCGAGATCGAGGCGACCGCGGTCATCGCATGATCAGGCGCTGACAGGGTCAGCGCATCGCGCTGACCTCGTCGTCGCGGCCGGTCATCTCCCAGCGGATGAGCGAGATGGGGATCGATCCGGCGGCCCGGAACCGGTCGTGAAAGGCCTTGATGTCAAAGGCCTCGCCCTGCTGCATCGCGACGTCGGCCAGCAGCTTTTCAAGCTCGACCTTGCCCATGTAATAGCCGATGCCATAGCCCGGCTGGCGCAGATACAGCTCGATATCGAACTGCGCCACCGCATCGCCCGGCTTCATCCATTTGGGCGTGCGCGCGATCAGCGATTCATTGGCCTGTTTCCAGGTCCATTGATTGGCCTGCATCCGGATTTCCGGAACGACCCGTGCGGCACGCTTGGCGCCCAGGATATAGTCGATCTCGCGCGTCTTGGGCCGGTCCTCGAGCATGCCTGCCTGCAGGATCATCTCTTCAAGGTAGAAGGCCCAGCCCTCGTTGCGCAGGCCGTTGACGAAGAACAGCCGCGGCTTGCCGCGCACCGGCCGGGTATCGCGCGCCGCCTGCAACCCGTCGAACATATGTCCCGGCAGATTGTGGGCGCGCAGCGGCAGGCCATCGCGAAATTCAGCCTGGAAGAAGAAATGCAGGTTGAGCGGCGGATCGAACAGCCCCGGCTTTGACGGGTCGCGCTCGAACGGGAACTGATAGGGCCCTTCTTCGGGATCATGCGCGACATAATCGGGGATGGTCACCCATTGGCCATCGCGCAGCAGCTTGAGCAGATGCTCGTCCTCTGCCTTGCGCTTGGCATCGAATTCGGCGCGCGTCGTGACCGGTTCGGGCATCGGGATGCCGCGATTGCGGTGCTCCTCGATCTTCAGGAATGCGACCTGCCGCTGATATTCGCGCTCGCCGATCGTCTCGACCTGTTCGGGCGTATAGGGCAGCAGCAGGACGTTCTTGAGGTACCAGGCGTAATTGTCCCTGCCGACCCCGCCATGCGCGGGGAGACCCGCCTCGATCGATTCGAGCCAGGCCTTGAACTCGGCCGCCGCCGCCTGCGCGCGCCGGGCAGGCTCTGCCAGTTCGGGCTGCAGCTTTTCGGCAGAGGCTGCCAGCTCGCCGAACACGTTGATCTCGACCTGTTTCTGCACGATCGCCAGCCTGGCAAGATCGCCGCGCGGATCGGTCAGGTTGATCCGCGCCTGGCGGAGCGCTGCGGGCACTGCCTCCAGCTGCGCCTTGAACCGGCTGAGCCGGTCGCCTGCGAGCGGCAGTTCAGGGATGCCGAACGCGCCGTGCATCTTGGGCCCGAACCCCAGATTGGTGGTGCTATAGAACACCGGATCGCGCTTCCAGGGCTGCATGACCCGGTGCTGGAATTCCAGCCCGCGCATCTCGGCAAGGATGACCA harbors:
- a CDS encoding FAD-dependent oxidoreductase, with translation MEQADVAIIGGGLVGCATAWRLARKGASVALVEAGDINAGASGQNAGSLHFQIERRFLENGDDLADQGAQIVALSRHAVIDWRTIEDELDADLHVAMHGGLMVAETAEQVALLERKAERESREGLAVRTIDGDAARALAPYLAPGILAANFSADEGHADPRAITPALADAARREGASIRTAAPVRQLTRENGRFTVRGDGFAVSASQLLVAAGAWTAQICAMINIHMPIYPVALLMNATERTPPMVPHLVQHVGRRLSLKQTHAGNLLIGGGWPSQLAQTGDGSFDLSAKAQLIPESLTGNLMAARDVVPGVTRLNLIRSWTGITAITADQLPIAGPVPRMPGLWVAAGGSAFTLGLTFARMLAEAMSGGEQDALALLSPARFEHLNGFMG
- a CDS encoding (2Fe-2S)-binding protein, with amino-acid sequence MSANRITQGVERGAPISIIVDGVSVACFAGETLATAMLAAGQSAFRSDLNNQPRGLLCNMGSCYECQVTVVATGHRVRACLTPARDGMEIATHG
- a CDS encoding NAD(P)/FAD-dependent oxidoreductase; protein product: MVDRSAHFDVVIIGGGPAGQAAALALSGHGLDIAVIDEQPRPGGQILRQPPAGFSVSGWLGSRSYRPLKALLARFEAQQGVTWLGEHSVIGLQTGSVMAMGPRGALTLSARHIVIAGGCHDLAVPVPGWTLPGVYAAGAVQAFIKGQQLLVGERILLAGTHPLQLIIAAQIVAAGGKVAAVLFAQPRSAMLQALARHPMAALRRAPDLLASAAAIRTLAKAGTPVLYGARIEAIEGRGSVAGARTSAGRFDCDAVGLCYGFVPQSILPRMAGARMQAAGPAGGWACVHDGYMRISVPGISVAGETAGVAGAEAAAAGGALAGIGVRLALGLISAEAAERAAREPRQRLARHRAFAALLDAVADPRDHFPVPEADTIICRCEDVDHATLAGQVGSGGTANAVKLATRCGMGPCQGRNCEPSLLRMISPDGPGEDPGFTPRFPARPVAIADLLPSE
- a CDS encoding VOC family protein gives rise to the protein MTSAPDKPVFLSVDHISWTVPDLEAALAFYRDVIGAEELFRMGPMDAADMPVDDQGRDWMETHVGVPGARLTLVMLKLADNMNFQLVQYDKPDDRRAELPRNCDRGGHHLGLKVDDVDKALAYLTAHGCTPLETIHIDAGPLAGKKNVYVLDPFGHQLEIVD
- a CDS encoding RidA family protein, which encodes MENTRINPAGMYDAVGYGFSHAAVHEGGRMLQMAGQVAWDKDCNVVGGDDLAAQTRQALANLKEVLAEVGATPANIVRLRTYIVGHTPDKLGPVLGEIGAFYEGASPAPNTVIGVQALALPDFLIEIEATAVIA
- a CDS encoding DUF885 family protein is translated as MKLKLRLLAAVMALPVLAAAPAAPALAQAEQAASGYAELVALYDAFRALTVPEMAAGVPDYTPPAMARQYDRLRTLQQKLRAIDDTAWPVSERVDYMVILAEMRGLEFQHRVMQPWKRDPVFYSTTNLGFGPKMHGAFGIPELPLAGDRLSRFKAQLEAVPAALRQARINLTDPRGDLARLAIVQKQVEINVFGELAASAEKLQPELAEPARRAQAAAAEFKAWLESIEAGLPAHGGVGRDNYAWYLKNVLLLPYTPEQVETIGEREYQRQVAFLKIEEHRNRGIPMPEPVTTRAEFDAKRKAEDEHLLKLLRDGQWVTIPDYVAHDPEEGPYQFPFERDPSKPGLFDPPLNLHFFFQAEFRDGLPLRAHNLPGHMFDGLQAARDTRPVRGKPRLFFVNGLRNEGWAFYLEEMILQAGMLEDRPKTREIDYILGAKRAARVVPEIRMQANQWTWKQANESLIARTPKWMKPGDAVAQFDIELYLRQPGYGIGYYMGKVELEKLLADVAMQQGEAFDIKAFHDRFRAAGSIPISLIRWEMTGRDDEVSAMR